The following are from one region of the Venturia canescens isolate UGA unplaced genomic scaffold, ASM1945775v1 PGA_scaffold_15__1_contigs__length_3012046, whole genome shotgun sequence genome:
- the LOC122418615 gene encoding uncharacterized protein → MAEIVNVERERLEGDEQPQGDAELPQQHEGPQNGGQADIEPAGGDAQPQQQQQQQAGAEQPVKKKNQRGTRAGWRVREAKKIDFLARLNVRMGQIVAQNYHHNWRGGRGGSRRGQESS, encoded by the exons ATGGCTGAAATTGTTAATGTCGAACGCGAGCGGCTGGAAGGTGACGAGCAGCCACAAGGTGATGCCGAGCTGCCCCAGCAGCATGAAGGGCCGCAAAACGGCGGTCAGGCTGACATAGAGCCAGCAGGAGGCGATGCTCAGccgcaacaacagcaacagcaacaagcTGGGGCGGAACAAccggtgaagaaaaaaaatc AACGGGGAACGCGAGCAGGTTGGCGGGTCCGCGAGGCCAAGAAGATAGACTTCTTGGCCCGCTTAAATGTACGAATGGGCCAAATTGTAGCCCAAAATTATCACCATAATTGGCGAGGTGGTCGTGGTGGCTCTCGACGTGGACAAG AATCTTCATGA